The Vanacampus margaritifer isolate UIUO_Vmar chromosome 16, RoL_Vmar_1.0, whole genome shotgun sequence genome includes the window AATATGTATAATTTATGTTCCAAAATACAACTTTTCTGGTCGCATTGATGTACACACTGTGGCCAATAATATTACTATAGTTTCGTGTAGTGTATTAATACCTTGGCAATTCTTTTGGAGCATTTCCCTGACTGATACCGTTGAAGAACAAAATGCCTCCGATGCTGTGGAAGCTCTCTGTGAAGAACGCCAGGAAAAAAGCCTACtggaacagctgaactttatttgaggtTGCTTGGTGGCACTTTGAATGGTAGAAGATGATGATTTAACAGGAACCGTcaatgtgattggttcattgTGAACACAGCTACATGAACAAAGCTTGTAACAAAATCATTCCCTGTAACTAAGGAACTTAATCAAAAATAAGTACCTGTAACTAAATGGCAGGAAAAGCCTACGAGAACCGCTGAACTTAATTGGGGGTTGATCAATGGCAATTTAAATAGGGCTAGCAATGTGCTGACTCCCAGCATTTTGAGCACATGCCAAACTTTGTAACTAAGTAACTTCAACAGAGTAACGAAGTAATTAAAGCACAATAAAGTAGCAAAAATGTCGGGGAGCGCCTACTAAAACAGCCAAACTTAATTTATTCACCAGTttcaagagggtgtgcacacttgtgcaaccacattatcgcAGTTGTTTATTTCCCATgtccaaaatattttaatcgaCTAATAAAGGGTAGaaacaaattttaaatgatATTGGTCTCATTTTCTATATCAGGGAAAAACTTGCCACGAGAgaagaggggtgtgtagactttttatatgtgTTGAATATCAGCTTTTTTGTACTTATGAGGttcttgttgtgtttttgcTGCAGCTGGGATGGACCAATCTGATATCTCTGCGGTGGAAAACGGAACCTTCCTGCGCTTCTCCCCGACGTCCGTCCCCGGATCGGCATCGGCGGCGTCGTCGGCATCGGCGGCATCGGCGGCATCGGCGGCGTCTCCGGGCCgagccggcggcggcggcgtctaTGTGTACGTGTGGCTGTTCCTGGGCCTCCTGCTGTTCCTGCTCAGCCTGCTGGTCATCGCCCTCCACAGGCTGAAGAACATCATCTCGTCGTCCTCGTCCTGCGGCGAAGATCGGACCTCCTTCACCAACGTGGAGATCTGCAGCATGTCGTCGTCGCGGAGGTCCACCGTCTCCTCGCTGTGCGCCTGAGACTCGCACGCAGGCGCGCATACACAGAAACACACATGGCTGCcgcaaagacttctgggaaATGAAGTGCAAACGTTCATTAAactgtaaataaatgattacGAATGTTAAGGTTATTAGAGTTGAATGAAAACTGAGGAAGAactaaagtggggaaaaaaaaattgttagctcaattgcgtttttttttctccaagtagaaaaatacattaaaaaaaaagccaagtcgTCAAATTCTttgcataatttatttttcttatcatgatttttttttcaactcacaCATGTCATATTTTACATCTTTGCAATAAAACATGAATACAATAGTTTTTAAGGGTTTCATAgatccaaaaatatttcacctttttttattcttcGTTTGTCGGtttttggatgtgtgtgcgtgtctgtctgtgtgtgtgtgtgtgtgtgtctagggttacgtgtgtgtgcgtccgCGCTGGTCGTGCGCACGCTCGTCGTTATATTGCTGTAAAATCTTCACACGTGAGCGTTAAATACAAACATCGATGCACAAAGAATTCATCCCAGCCCCGGgcaagaaagaaacaaaaaaacccgGCCCATCATAAGAATCCTCGCAATCATAACAattaaagcccccccccccccccccaaagaaaaaGGCCGTTTAGCAATAAGAAACAAAAGCCGAATCATAAATAATGACGTGTGATTGGTGCAAAGTGCAAAAACAAACTTggattctttttaaataatgtgaGCTCGTGGGGCGGAAAAAGCGAGACTTTTTATGTACATATTTGACACGACGATCactaaatgtagaaaaaaaaaaaaaaagggaaataaaaatctgtgtgtgtgtttgtgtgtgtgtgtgtggtgggggtcTTCATCCTGGTCGGTAACATCTCCGGCAAAAACAATCACCATCCTCGACTTTCTtaccgtcgtcgtcgtcgtcgtcgtcgcatTATGTTCCAtccagtaataaattaaaaggacgcgagaaaaaaaaagaggccgagTCGTATTTACAACAAAGTAAA containing:
- the sertm1 gene encoding serine-rich and transmembrane domain-containing protein 1 — protein: MSIRFVISCQSRVRQLSELHDGDVEKPEKKKCKHVANLLTRGKSHGEAHSPASVSDGATRQLTARRLGGHLTPLPRGGLVAAGFHLESETGVHLESERDVSGASIECRKLEMKAGMDQSDISAVENGTFLRFSPTSVPGSASAASSASAASAASAASPGRAGGGGVYVYVWLFLGLLLFLLSLLVIALHRLKNIISSSSSCGEDRTSFTNVEICSMSSSRRSTVSSLCA